The window ATTCTAATGAAGATGACAACACCCAAAGTGGCGGTAGAGCAGATGATCTTTTTGGAAAAGCCCAGGATTTCAGTGATCACCGGACTTTTTCTGATGATGAGGATGAAGACGAAGAACCCGTAGACCAGACCGCATACGCTACAGAGGTACCATGGGATTTACGTTTGGCATACTCTTTAACATACAGTAACCGCAACAGACAAAATGAAATCTCCACCAACTCTCTGATGTTTTCCGGGAATATCCAGCTATCGCCAAGGTGGAAAGTAGGAGCATCATCAGGTTACGATTTTAAAGACGGTGGTTTCACCTATACCCAGTTAAGGTTTGAACGAGACCTGGAAAGTTTCAGGCTTAACTTCAACTGGACACCGTTCGGAACCCGGACATCGTGGTATTTCTTTATCGGTATTAAGTCATCCATACTCAGTGATCTTAAATGGGATAAAAGGCGCGAACCGGACAGAAGATTATAAACTCACATCCATACTATTATGAAAAAGATTATAACATCAGTAAACGCACCTGCCCCTATTGGCCCATACAACCAGGCTGTCCTTAGCGGAAACACCCTTTACATGTCGGGACAAATTGCTCTCGACCCTAAAACCGGTGAACTGAAGACTAACTCTATAGCGGCAGAAACCGAACAGGTAATGAAAAACCTCGAGGCAGTATTAGAAGCTGCAGGCATGACTTTTGATAATGTAATCAAGTCGAGTATATTTCTTAAGAACATGAACGATTTCAGTAAGGTAAATGCCGTGTATGGCAGCCGTTTTGACGAAGCTACAGCCCCGGCAAGAGAAACTGTTGAAGTTGCCAACCTGCCAAAGTTCGTCAATGTAGAGATTTCTATGATCGCTGTAAAACAATAAAATAAACCACTTCCATTATTTTTCTGAAACAAGCTTAAGGCAAAGTTTGAAAAACACCTTAACTCTGTTTTCGAAATAGATAAAGGTAAAACAACAAAATAAAAAAGCCGCTTAAACGGCTTTTTTATTAAATGTTACTTTTATGATAAGACACCAGTCCGTCTATTGGTCGCCTTAAAACGTTACCCATACTTAAACCGTTAGCCTCCAAAACTTCCCTGAGTTCATCTTTCAGATAAAAAGAAATACTACCCACGAAATGAACTGGTACCTGTCCTGCCTGCTCATATTGCCGGATCCAGTTATCTACAAATAACTGCATTCCTTTTTTGATCAGACGGTGAGCATACTGATTTTCCTTATTCTGGATCAGGAATTTTGCAAAAGTGGCCAAATAAGTATTTGGATTAGGCTGTTTATACAGATGATTCTTAATCGTATCAGCTTCCAGATCATAATTTTCAGCAAACTTATTTGCCAGATCAGCCGGTATTTTATTGTAGTAGTAATCCCTTAATAATTGTCTGCCAAAATAATTCCCGCTACAATCATCCATTAAAATATACCCTAGCGAATCGACTTTCTGAAAGATGTGTTCCCCGTCCCAATAGCTACAATTAGAGCCTGTTCCTAAAATGCATACAATTGCATTCTCATGAGGTTTGGCGGTAGCATAGATTGCCGCATAGGTATCTTCTTTTACAGATATCTTTGCCGTTAGAAAA of the Zhouia spongiae genome contains:
- a CDS encoding N-acetylglucosamine kinase; its protein translation is MILIVDSGATKADWIALDEAGEQLFTTQTLGLSPEVLTKEIIVERITNNFDIYKNRKEVTHLFFYGAGCGTERMRNFMKDIFQEFFLTAKISVKEDTYAAIYATAKPHENAIVCILGTGSNCSYWDGEHIFQKVDSLGYILMDDCSGNYFGRQLLRDYYYNKIPADLANKFAENYDLEADTIKNHLYKQPNPNTYLATFAKFLIQNKENQYAHRLIKKGMQLFVDNWIRQYEQAGQVPVHFVGSISFYLKDELREVLEANGLSMGNVLRRPIDGLVSYHKSNI
- a CDS encoding RidA family protein, which codes for MKKIITSVNAPAPIGPYNQAVLSGNTLYMSGQIALDPKTGELKTNSIAAETEQVMKNLEAVLEAAGMTFDNVIKSSIFLKNMNDFSKVNAVYGSRFDEATAPARETVEVANLPKFVNVEISMIAVKQ